In Massilia forsythiae, one DNA window encodes the following:
- a CDS encoding DUF6159 family protein, with translation MFDRIKRSFDLVRASAQVLRQDKHLLLFPIISAVAMLLVLAAFALPLFGMASFDGVGKGGVYSLAFLFYVVQYFVIFYFNTALVGAVMIRLDGGAPTLGDGLRIANGRFGTILGYAVIAATVGVILRALQERLGFVGRLVVGLVGAGWAVATFLVVPVIVTRDHGTLDAISESTSLVKRTWGENLVGQTGLSAAFGLVYFLLIAAAVGVALLLAPVAGSIAPVLMVAFATVVVLASLACILFHATLSGIYSAVVYRYAAGGNGTPGFDAGMLASSFRQKS, from the coding sequence ATGTTCGACCGCATCAAACGCAGTTTCGATCTCGTCCGTGCCAGCGCCCAGGTGCTGCGGCAGGACAAGCACCTGCTGCTGTTCCCCATCATTTCCGCCGTGGCCATGCTGCTGGTGCTGGCCGCGTTCGCGCTGCCGCTGTTCGGCATGGCCTCGTTCGACGGCGTCGGCAAGGGCGGTGTGTATTCGCTGGCCTTCCTGTTCTACGTGGTGCAGTACTTCGTCATCTTCTATTTCAATACCGCCCTGGTGGGCGCCGTGATGATCCGGCTCGACGGCGGCGCGCCGACGCTGGGCGACGGCCTGCGCATCGCCAACGGCCGCTTCGGCACCATCCTCGGCTACGCCGTGATTGCCGCGACGGTGGGCGTGATCCTGCGCGCGCTGCAGGAGCGGCTCGGCTTCGTCGGCCGCCTGGTGGTCGGCCTGGTCGGCGCGGGCTGGGCCGTGGCCACCTTCCTGGTGGTGCCGGTGATCGTCACGCGCGACCACGGCACCCTGGACGCGATTTCGGAAAGCACCTCCCTGGTCAAGCGCACCTGGGGTGAGAACCTGGTCGGGCAGACCGGGCTGAGCGCCGCGTTCGGCCTGGTGTATTTCCTCCTGATCGCCGCCGCCGTGGGCGTGGCGCTGCTGCTGGCGCCGGTCGCGGGCAGCATCGCGCCCGTGCTGATGGTGGCGTTCGCGACGGTGGTGGTGCTGGCGTCCCTGGCCTGCATCCTGTTCCACGCCACCCTGAGCGGGATTTATTCGGCGGTGGTGTACCGCTACGCGGCCGGTGGCAACGGCACGCCGGGTTTCGACGCCGGCATGCTGGCGTCGAGCTTCCGCCAGAAATCCTGA
- a CDS encoding SAM-dependent methyltransferase yields the protein MLIITIKQGKEKALLSGDPWIYLSAIDKVDGKPQERNKPGATAIVQTSARRFLARAAYNARSQIAARVWTLREDEPVDHALIKRRVQAAVQARAAALRAADPQALVQLVDGEKDGLPGLLVHGYGGAAGWLVCQFNAAGVDLWKVAVVQALVKATGCANVYERCDVLLRKGEGLGVMARALAGDEPPSRLMVREGRGLKPMDIRSGFVYPK from the coding sequence ATGCTCATCATTACCATCAAGCAGGGCAAGGAAAAAGCCCTGCTGTCCGGCGACCCTTGGATCTACCTCTCGGCCATCGACAAGGTCGACGGCAAGCCGCAGGAACGCAACAAGCCCGGCGCTACCGCCATCGTTCAGACCTCGGCGCGCCGCTTCCTGGCGCGCGCCGCCTACAACGCCAGGTCGCAGATCGCCGCGCGCGTGTGGACGCTGCGCGAGGACGAGCCGGTCGACCATGCCTTGATCAAGCGCCGCGTCCAGGCCGCCGTGCAGGCGCGCGCCGCGGCCCTGCGCGCTGCCGATCCGCAGGCGCTGGTGCAGCTGGTCGATGGCGAGAAGGATGGCTTGCCGGGCCTGCTGGTGCACGGCTACGGCGGCGCCGCCGGCTGGCTGGTGTGCCAGTTCAACGCCGCCGGCGTCGACCTGTGGAAGGTGGCCGTGGTGCAGGCGCTGGTCAAGGCCACCGGCTGCGCCAACGTGTACGAACGCTGCGACGTGCTGCTGCGCAAGGGCGAAGGCCTGGGCGTCATGGCGCGCGCGCTGGCCGGCGACGAGCCGCCGTCGCGCCTGATGGTGCGCGAGGGACGCGGATTGAAGCCGATGGATATCCGCAGCGGCTTCGTCTATCCGAAGTGA
- a CDS encoding Gfo/Idh/MocA family protein, which translates to MVDLNRRGLVLAAGGAMAAAGIGASSWAAPVAAPSGRKLGYAIVGLGSYGLGVIIPQFKHCQNSRLVALVSGDPAKAQRVAAEYGVPERGIYNYQNYDGIRDNPDIDIVYVCLPVSMHAEYTIRAAKAGKHVLCEKPMAPSSADCEAMIAACKQAGKKLMIGYRCHFEPYNLEAIRRARVGEIGKLRYFRSEHGFTANNPSAWRLKKAMSGGGSLMDIGIYALNAARYMTGEEPNAVYATERTDRSDPRFREVEDMIEFELEFPSGVLGSCMSMYSANQNHILLMGDKGRIELEPGTGYRGNRLWVGNGRENEITPPPGPGANQWAGQLDHMAQCVLQDRQPIVPGEEGLRDIRIIEAVYQSAREKRRIALRA; encoded by the coding sequence ATGGTAGATCTGAACCGGCGCGGCCTGGTCCTGGCCGCCGGCGGCGCGATGGCAGCGGCCGGCATCGGCGCATCCAGCTGGGCTGCGCCCGTGGCCGCCCCGTCTGGCCGCAAGCTCGGCTATGCGATCGTCGGCCTCGGCAGCTATGGCCTGGGCGTCATCATCCCGCAATTCAAGCATTGCCAGAACAGCCGGCTGGTGGCGCTGGTCAGCGGCGACCCGGCCAAGGCACAACGCGTGGCGGCGGAATACGGCGTGCCCGAGCGCGGCATCTACAACTACCAGAACTACGACGGCATCCGCGACAACCCGGACATCGACATCGTCTACGTCTGCCTGCCGGTGTCGATGCACGCCGAATACACGATCCGCGCCGCCAAGGCCGGCAAGCACGTGCTGTGCGAAAAGCCGATGGCACCCTCTTCCGCCGATTGCGAAGCGATGATCGCCGCCTGCAAACAAGCCGGCAAGAAGCTGATGATCGGCTACCGCTGCCATTTCGAGCCTTATAACCTGGAAGCGATCCGCCGCGCGCGCGTCGGCGAGATCGGCAAGCTGCGCTACTTCCGCTCCGAGCACGGCTTCACGGCCAACAACCCGTCGGCCTGGCGCCTGAAAAAAGCGATGTCGGGCGGCGGTTCGCTGATGGACATCGGTATCTACGCCCTGAATGCGGCGCGCTACATGACCGGCGAGGAGCCAAACGCGGTGTATGCCACCGAGCGCACCGACCGCAGCGACCCGCGCTTTCGCGAAGTGGAAGACATGATCGAGTTCGAGCTGGAATTCCCGTCGGGCGTGCTGGGTTCGTGCATGTCGATGTACAGCGCCAACCAGAACCACATCCTGCTGATGGGCGACAAGGGGCGCATCGAGCTGGAGCCGGGCACCGGCTACCGCGGCAACCGGCTGTGGGTCGGCAACGGACGCGAGAACGAGATCACGCCGCCGCCGGGACCGGGCGCCAACCAGTGGGCCGGGCAGCTCGACCACATGGCGCAGTGCGTGCTGCAGGACCGCCAGCCGATCGTGCCCGGCGAGGAAGGCTTGCGCGACATCCGCATCATCGAGGCGGTGTACCAGTCGGCGCGCGAAAAGCGGCGGATCGCGCTGCGCGCCTGA
- a CDS encoding alpha/beta fold hydrolase — protein sequence MNDGVAGLVTSALAGASTLAMAAPVSSSTSSGAFARPHQLVDIGGRKMNLYCSGQGATTVVFDAPSGEAGWNWFKVQPAVARRTRACVFDRAGLGFSDSAGRPNTAENVAQDLHKLLAGADVRPPYVLVGNSLGGANVQVYAYRYPTEVKGLVLVEPQHEDETSRLDKASRGNLKKVYAMVAQQNDYCLAAAVKGFRAGSEEWNNCIGNPAQSYGPALGAAVTAATTRAAYWRVNADEWHAIPDSDGQLRKLRRPFGDLPVIVLTRGVSPYAVPGKPQSALNKAMEDENAAIHKETAALSTRGKQRVVADAGHVIHADKPQAVVDAVLEVVGQVK from the coding sequence ATGAATGACGGTGTGGCTGGACTGGTCACGTCCGCATTGGCCGGCGCGTCGACTCTTGCAATGGCGGCGCCGGTAAGCTCGTCGACGTCCAGCGGCGCTTTCGCCAGGCCACACCAGCTGGTCGACATCGGCGGCCGCAAGATGAACCTGTATTGCAGCGGCCAGGGCGCCACTACGGTGGTCTTCGATGCGCCCTCCGGCGAGGCCGGCTGGAACTGGTTCAAGGTACAGCCGGCGGTTGCCAGGCGCACGCGCGCCTGCGTGTTCGACCGCGCCGGCCTCGGCTTCAGCGATTCCGCCGGCCGCCCGAACACGGCCGAGAACGTGGCGCAGGACTTGCACAAGCTGCTGGCCGGCGCCGACGTCAGGCCGCCGTACGTGCTGGTCGGGAATTCACTGGGCGGCGCCAACGTACAGGTGTATGCGTATCGCTACCCCACCGAGGTCAAGGGGTTGGTGCTGGTCGAGCCGCAGCACGAGGACGAAACCAGCCGCCTGGACAAGGCCAGCCGGGGCAACCTGAAGAAGGTGTATGCGATGGTGGCGCAGCAGAACGACTACTGCCTGGCCGCCGCCGTCAAGGGTTTCAGGGCCGGCAGCGAGGAATGGAACAACTGCATCGGCAATCCGGCGCAAAGTTATGGCCCCGCGCTGGGCGCGGCCGTGACGGCGGCGACGACCAGGGCTGCCTACTGGCGCGTCAATGCCGACGAGTGGCATGCCATCCCGGACAGCGACGGGCAGCTGCGCAAGCTGCGGCGGCCGTTCGGCGACCTGCCGGTGATCGTGCTGACGCGCGGCGTGAGCCCGTATGCCGTACCCGGCAAGCCGCAGAGCGCCCTGAACAAGGCGATGGAAGACGAGAACGCCGCCATCCACAAGGAGACCGCCGCCTTGTCGACGCGCGGCAAACAGCGCGTAGTGGCGGATGCCGGTCATGTGATCCATGCCGACAAGCCGCAGGCCGTGGTCGACGCGGTGCTGGAAGTGGTGGGTCAGGTGAAGTAG